One window from the genome of Paramormyrops kingsleyae isolate MSU_618 chromosome 3, PKINGS_0.4, whole genome shotgun sequence encodes:
- the slc25a16 gene encoding solute carrier family 25 member 16, whose product MVTEAVPAAGPAPIANTGQRDYYWIRSFLAGGVAGCCAKSSIAPLDRVKILLQAQNPHYKHLGVMATLRAVPKEEGFLGLYKGNGAMMVRIFPYGAIQFMAFDNYKKLLSKRLGISGHIHRLMAGSMAGMTAVICTYPLDVVRARLAFQVKGEHQYTGIFNTFQTIYRKEGGVSGFYRGLTPTIIGMAPYAGFSFFTFGTLKSLGLTHAPELLGKPSSDNPDVLVLKTHVSLLCGGVAGAIAQTVSYPLDVARRRMQLGVVLPDAQYCRTLTQTLSYVYRQYGVKRGLYRGLSLNYIRCVPSQAVAFTTYEFMRQILHLN is encoded by the exons AtggtcacggaggcggttcctgCGGCTGGCCCAGCGCCTATAGCCAATACCGGCCAGAGAGACTATTACTGGATTCGTTCGTTCTTAGCCGGAG GTGTTGCTGGATGCTGTGCCAAATCCAGCATCGCACCCCTCGACAGGGTGAAGATCCTCCTTCAAGCTCAGAATCCCCACTATAAGCATCTGG GAGTGATGGCCACACTGCGTGCCGTGCCCAAAGAAGAGGGCTTCCTGGGCTTATACAAAGGCAATGGGGCCATGATGGTTAGAATATTCCCATATGGAGCCATCCAGTTCATGGCTTTCGATAATTATAAGAAG CTGCTGAGCAAACGGCTGGGCATATCAGGACACATCCACCGGCTCATGGCCGGATCTATGGCCG GAATGACAGCAGTGATCTGCACCTATCCCTTGGATGTGGTGCGGGCCCGTCTGGCCTTCCAGGTGAAAGGAGAGCACCAGTACACTGGCATTTTCAACACCTTCCAGACCATATACCGGAAA GAAGGGGGTGTGTCTGGCTTCTACCGGGGGCTGACTCCCACAATCATCGGCATGGCGCCATACGCAG GTTTCTCCTTCTTTACCTTCGGCACACTGAAGAGCTTGGGCCTGACTCACGCCCCGGAGCTGCTGGGCAAGCCCTCGTCGGACAACCCGGACGTGTTGGTGCTGAAGACCCACGTCAGCCTGCTCTGCGGAGGCGTGGCTGGAGCCATCGCTCAGACCGTGTC ATACCCGCTGGATGTGGCCCGCCGGCGGATGCAGCTGGGTGTAGTCCTGCCTGATGCTCAGTACTGCCG CACACTGACTCAAACGCTGAGTTACGTGTACCGGCAGTACGGCGTGAAGAGAGGCCTGTATCGCGGCCTGTCCCTGAATTACATCCGCTGCGTGCCTTCCCAGGCTGTAGCCTTCACCACCTATGAGTTTATGAGGCAGATCTTGCACCTCAACTAG